One stretch of Centroberyx gerrardi isolate f3 chromosome 13, fCenGer3.hap1.cur.20231027, whole genome shotgun sequence DNA includes these proteins:
- the blvra gene encoding biliverdin reductase A produces MFGAVVVGIGTAGWVRIRDILTPLPGSTAETLTIKGFISRRSLEAQHGVSQISVEEAVSREDIHVAFICTENMSHEDNIRTFLQAGKHVCVEYPMTMNYKAAVELWDLAQEKGVILHEEHIELLSADYKTLKREVEGKQLQEGTLHFTGGALKPGFGFLAFSGIARLTWLVDLFGDLSVTTATMEEHSNGNYIKMTAKLVTADNRPLTWIEERGPGLPRAKNINFVFHSSTMTQIPPAPKEPVGLFMQDLMLFSGKLAGQVSPDKVQREKWRILHCLELAERIQQLCQG; encoded by the exons ATGTTTGGTGCAGTGGTGGTTGGCATTGGCACGGCAGGCTGGGTGAGGATCCGAGACATATTGACACCGCTGCCTGGCAGTACTGCAGAGACACTCACTATCAAAGGATTCATATCCAg GAGAAGCTTGGAGGCTCAGCATGGAGTGAGTCAGATCTCAGTGGAAGAGGCTGTGAGCAGAGAGGACATCCATGTGGCTTTCATCTGCACCGAGAACATGTCGCATGAGGACAATATCAG AACTTTCCTGCAGGCAGGGAAGCATGTCTGTGTGGAGTATCCCATGACCATGAACTACAAGGCTGCTGTGGAGCTCTGGGATTTGGCCCAGGAAAAAG gagtGATTCTTCATGAGGAGCATATAGAGCTGCTGTCTGCAGACTACAAAACActgaagagagaggtagaagggaaACAACTGCAGGAAGGCACCCTTCATTTTACTG GTGGTGCTCTGAAGCCTGGATTTGGTTTCCTAGCATTCAGTGGCATTGCTCGCCTCACCTGGTTGGTTGATTTGTTTGGTGACCTGTCAGTAACCACAGCAACCATGGAGGAGCACTCCAATGGTAACTACATCAAGATGACTGCAAAGCTGGTAACCGCTGATAACAG ACCTCTGACATGGATCGAGGAACGGGGACCAGGCCTCCCAAGGGCCAAGAACATCAACTTTGTCTTTCACTCCAGCACCATGACCCAGATACCTCCAGCACCTAAGGAGCCTGTGGGCCTCTTCATGCAGGACCTGATGCTCTTCTCTGGGAAACTAGCAGGCCAAGTGTCCCCTGACAAGGTccaaagagagaaatggaggattCTACACTGCCTGGAACTTGCTGAGAGGATACAGCAACTTTGCCAAGGTTAG